In Asticcacaulis sp. SL142, the sequence AGCGCTCGGCAATCGAGGTGATCAGACGGAAATTACGCTGAGTTTTTTCGCGGGTGGTGATGCGGGCATATTTGCGGCCCCATGACAAAAGCGAGTCGCGATAAAGCCCCTTATCGGCCAGCAATAATCCCTCGATCTCGCTCTGGTGCACGGCGCAGTGGCGCTGCACGAACGCTTCGACTAAATCTTCTTTGCTTTTGAAGTAGTTATATAGCGTGCCCTTGGAGCCGCCAAGACGCGCCGCAATGGTGGACATGGAGGCGGCGTCAAAGCCTTCCTCATAGAAAATCTCGCTGGCCACATCGAGGATGGCCTCACGGCGCGCATCTTTATCCAATTTTACCTTTTGATCCGGCATAGTCCTGTTTTCTATACTTCACGGGCCGGTGTCAAACCCTGCCCGTTACAAAAACTTCATCGTACCGTACGGTACGGTCATTGACAAACTATCATGACAGGTATAAATGCGCAAGAAAAATGACCGTACCGTACGGTTGTTTTAAGGATAATGCCTATGGATCGTCTTTTCCCTGAACGCCGGTTTAAATCGGTTCTTATTGTGTGTGTAAGCCTTCTGGCCCTTAGCGGCGGCGCAAATATCGCGACTGCTGCCCCCAAATCTGAGGCGCTCGATGTCGCCACCACCTTCAAGTTGCCCGCCCATCCGTTCTGGATGCGTTATGGCGACCCGCGGCTTGATCAGCTTATGTCCGACGCTATAAATACATCGCCGTCCCTGGCCGTTGCCGAAGCCCGTCTGCGCAAAGCCAAGGCCAGTTTCGACGGCTCTAAGGGTGCCGATGTGCCCGCCCTGTCGTTCCTCGGCACCGCCCAAAAGCTGAACTCATCGGGTGGCGCTGAAGGTGAAGAGAGTCTTAATCTCGATGAACTCGGCGTTGCCGGTCTGAACTTTGGCTGGGAACTGGACTTTTGGGGCAGGAACCGCGCTGCGGTGGCCGCCGCGTCCTCTCAATCTAAGGCGTCTGAGGCCGACATGGCTCAGGCCGGACTGATTCTGACCACGTCGATTGCCACCGCCTATATTGATCTGGCCCGTCTTTATGATGAGCGTGATCTGGCCCTGCGCGCCGTTGAGGTTCGCGGCGATAGTGCCAGTCTGGTGCAGCAAAAATTCGATAACGGCCTGACCAATCGCGCTGAACTGCAACTGGCCAATGCCGGTTCCGCCGCCGCCCGCGCCGACGTCAGTGCCATTGATGAGCAGATCGCCGCGACCCGCAATCTGATTGCGGCTCTGGCCGGTCGCGACCCGGATTACGGGCAATCTTTGACCCGTCCGGCGCTCAAAGCGCCCGCCACCTTTACCGTGCCTGAACGCATCGATCTTGATCTGATCGGTCGCCGCCCGGATGTGGTCGCCGCCAAATGGCGGGCCGAGGCCTCAACCCAAGGCGTTAAACGCGCCAAGGCCGCCTTTTATCCCAATGTCAATCTGATGGCGTTTGTGGGTAAGGTCTGGCTGGGCGACTTAAGCGTAGAGGGCACCACCAATTCCAATATCGGCCCCGCCATCACCCTGCCCCTGTTCGATGGTGGCAAGCGCAAAGCCGATCTGCGCGGTGCCAAGGCCGATAAGGACGCCGCCGTGGCAGATTATAACGCGGCCATCGTCAACGCCATGCACAGCGTCGCTGATGTGGTGGCGTCTGAGCGTGCCTTAGAGGGCCGCCTGAAGGACTCGCAATTGGCCCTTGATGGCTATGAAGAGGCCTACCGCCTGACCAAGCTGCGCTATGACGGCGGGCTTAGCAACTACACCACGCTATTGCAGGCCGAACAGAGCCTGCTGACCCAGCGCAAGACCGTCACCGATTTGAAATCCCGTGCCTTAAGCCTTGAGGTCGCGCTGGTGCGCGC encodes:
- a CDS encoding TetR/AcrR family transcriptional regulator, which encodes MDKDARREAILDVASEIFYEEGFDAASMSTIAARLGGSKGTLYNYFKSKEDLVEAFVQRHCAVHQSEIEGLLLADKGLYRDSLLSWGRKYARITTREKTQRNFRLITSIAERWPDVARLFYQAGPKKGAERMVEFLRKAEAAGEFKFDDVELAAHQFIALCQNRHLKARFMNYGEPPSEAEIDVEVTSAVKVFYAAYGCK
- a CDS encoding efflux transporter outer membrane subunit, with the protein product MDRLFPERRFKSVLIVCVSLLALSGGANIATAAPKSEALDVATTFKLPAHPFWMRYGDPRLDQLMSDAINTSPSLAVAEARLRKAKASFDGSKGADVPALSFLGTAQKLNSSGGAEGEESLNLDELGVAGLNFGWELDFWGRNRAAVAAASSQSKASEADMAQAGLILTTSIATAYIDLARLYDERDLALRAVEVRGDSASLVQQKFDNGLTNRAELQLANAGSAAARADVSAIDEQIAATRNLIAALAGRDPDYGQSLTRPALKAPATFTVPERIDLDLIGRRPDVVAAKWRAEASTQGVKRAKAAFYPNVNLMAFVGKVWLGDLSVEGTTNSNIGPAITLPLFDGGKRKADLRGAKADKDAAVADYNAAIVNAMHSVADVVASERALEGRLKDSQLALDGYEEAYRLTKLRYDGGLSNYTTLLQAEQSLLTQRKTVTDLKSRALSLEVALVRALGGDY